From the Polaribacter gangjinensis genome, the window AAAATAAAAATACCTTGTTAGTAATGGCAGGTGATTTTTTAAATCCGTCTTTGTTAGGAACTTTAAAGGTTGATAATGAGCGAGTTTATGGAAGGCAAATGATTGAAGTGATGAACGCCATGAACTTTGATGTAGTTGCATTTGGAAATCACGAGTTTGATTTATCGCAAAACGATTTACAAAAAAGACTGAATGAAAGTCATTTTCCTTGGATTTCATCCAACGTAAAATTGGTTTCAGAAAAAGATACTATATCTTTTTACAAAGAAAAAAATGGTGTAAAAGTACCTTTGCAAGACACCTTTATCAAAGAGTTTGAAGATGCAGATGGTACAAAAATCAAAATTGGTTTTATCAGTGTTTGCATTCCTTCAAATCCAAAAGAATATGTGTATTATGAAAACATGTTTGATAAGGCAAGAGCCTCATACAATGCTGTCAAAGACAGTGTTGATGTGGTTTTTGGTTTAACGCATGTGAAAATTGTAAATGACAAACGAATTGCCAAATTATTGCCTAACATTCCATTGATTATGGGTGGTCATGAACACACCAATAGTTCAGAAAAAGTAGGGAATGTGATAATTACAAAAGCGGATGCAAATGCCAAAACAGTATATGTTCATCGGATTTCGTTTGATAAACATACAAAAAATGCAACAGTTGTTTCAGAATTGAAAGAGATAAACAAAGGCATCAAAGACGACGAAAATGTAGGGAAAATTGTAGCAAAGTGGCAAACAATTTTAACAGATAATATCAAAAAAATCATTGATAATCCGAATGAAATTATTTTCAATGCCAATCCTGGCTTGGATGGTAGAGATACGCCAATTCGCAGTGAGCAAACCAATTTAGGAGTGTTGATTACAAAATCTATGTCTTTTTCTTTTAATGATGAAGTTGATTGTGCTTTGGTAAATGGAGGTTCTATTCGTATTGATGATGTTTTAGTAGGGAATATAACGCCTGTTGATATTTTTAGAGTGTTGCCATATGGAGGTGCAATTTTAAAAGTACAAATCAAAGGAAGATTGCTAAAAAGAGTCCTTGATTATGGGGTTTTAGCAGCTGGAACAGGTGCTTATTTGCAACGTTTCAATGTTGAAAAAGTAGGAGAGCAGTGGCTTATTAAAGGTAAAAGTTTAGATATTCAAAAAACATATACAGTAGCATTTTCTGATTATTTATTGAAAGGTTTTGACATTCCTTTTTTAACAGAAACACACAAAGAAGTGCTTTCTGTGTATCATCCAAAAGAGAGTGAAATGGCTTTTGATATCCGAAAAGCAGTAGTTGCATATTTGAAAAAATAATAAAAAAAAAAGCTTCACAATTTGTCAAGCTTTTTTTTAGTTTTAAAGTGAGGTATATTATTTTCTTTTTCTACCAAATCCACCTGCTTTTTTATCTACAGAACTTTTTGGACGATCACTAAATTTTCTGTCTGTTCTTTTTCTTCCACTAAAATCAGCTCCTTTTTTTGCTGCCCCTTCATCACTTCTGCGTCTTCCAAAACCACCGTCTTTTTTAGCAAATGGTTTTTTACCATCTCTTCTTGAATTTCCTGAACGCTCTTTTTTAGTGATTTCAACATTTACTGTTCGTCCTTCAAAATCTGGTTGGTTGGTAGCAAATGCTTCTAAAGTTTTTTCTTCGAAATTTTTATCGATTTCAAAAAACGAAAAAGTATCTAAAATATCAATCGCACCAATTTCAATTTTATGTCCGATGTTTTGATCATTGATCAATCCAATCAATTTCGCAGGATTTAAATTGTCTTTTCTACCAACATTAATAAAAAAACGGGTCATATTTTCACTAGTAGATCTAGCTCTTGAAGTGTCTCTAGATAAATCATTCAAATCTTTTGAATTTTCATAATATGATAAAAAGGTATTGAATTCAAGCGAAACAAATTTCTGAATCAATTCTTCTCTAGAAAAGTCAGCTAATTTTTTATATATACTTGGTAAAAATTCTTGAATTTGAGTTTCATTTACGACAGTATTTTTTACTCTTTCTATCAAGTGCATTAATTGACTTTCGCAAATTTCTTTTCCAGAAGGAACTCTTGTTTCAATGAATTTCTTATTGATGATTTTTTCAATCGGTTTTAATTTGCTTTTTTCTTTATTGTTTACCAAAACCAATGAAATTCCTTTTTTTCCAGCACGTCCAGTTCGTCCACTTCTATGGTTATAGTTTTCAATTTGGTCTGGTAATTTGTGGTTGATAACGTGTGTCAAGTTGTTTACATCAATTCCACGTGCAGCTACATCAGTAGCAACCAGTAATTGCACACTTTTATTATGGAATTTATCCATCACAGAATCTCTTTGTGCTTGAGATAAATCTCCGTGCAATGCATCTGCATTATAACCGTCTTTGATTAATTTATCAGCAACTTCTTGGGTTTCCCTTCTCGTTCTACAGAAAATGATTCCATAAATATCAGGATTTAAATCTGCAATTCTTTTCAAAGCAAGGTAACGTGTACTTTCGTTTACCAAATAATATTCGTGACTAACATTGTCTGAGCTTTCATTTTTTTGACCAGATGTAATTTCTACAGGTTTGGTCATATAGTTTTTAGAAATTGCCTCAACTTCCGCAGGAAAAGTTGCAGAAAATAACAATGTTTGTTTGGTTTTTGGTGTAACTTGTAAGATGCTGTCTAAATCTTCTTTAAAGCCCATATTCAGCATTTCATCAGCTTCATCCAACACCAACCAATCAATATTACCAAGCTTTAGCGCTTTTCTATTAATCAAATCTAAAGTTCTACCTGGTGTACCAACAATGATTTGTGCACCTTTGTTAAGAGAACGAATTTGTTCTTCCATACTTGCACCACCATATACTGTTACAACTTTTAAATTTTTCAAGTATTTTGAAAAATCTTGGATGTTTTTACCTATTTGAACGGCTAATTCTCTTGTTGGCGATAAAATAATTGCTTGTGTGTGAGGGTTGTTTTCATCTACCAACTGTAAAATTGGCAAACTAAAAGCGGCTGTTTTTCCTGTGCCTGTTTGTGCGAAAGCTTTTAAATCGCTCTTTGAAGAAATGATTTGCGGGATTGCTTTTTCTTGAATAATTGTAGGATTTTCATATCCTAAATCTAATAATGCTCTTGTGATAGGTTCTTTCAAACCCAACTCTAAAAATGTTGACATACTGTGTTTTTTGTGATTCACAGACGCCCACCTGCAAACCGTTTGTTAAATTTCGACTTGATTTTAAACGAAAAAATCTCGTTTTAAAAATCGTGCAAAGGTAGTCTAAATTAAATGATTAGCAACTAATTACTGATTATTTTAATTTATTTAAATTTTCTAGGTATTCATCTAAGTTTGGTGATGAAATAGAGGCATAGCCATTCATTACTTTTCCTTGTTTATTTACAAGAATAGAACGCGGCATTTTTGAAGTTAAAAAATCATTTGCTTTACTATCATCTGCTAAGTAAAATTGATTTTTGATATCTAGTTTTTCAATGCGTTCTGTTTTTACACCGTCAATTTTTATGGGAATGAAAGTAATGTTTTGATAGGTGTTTGATAAAAAATTGATCCGAGAAACTAAATAGGATTCCGATACGTATTCTGGACTCCAAAAGAAAAGAAAAGCATTTTTACCTCCAATCAACTCATGAATTGATCTTGGCGTATATAAATAATCGTTGATGGTAAATTCGGGTAATTTACTATTCAAAAGAATGTATTTTGTATCTTCAATTAAGTTTTCAACCTGCTTTTTGTCTTCTTCATCTGTACTGAATTTCAAATACTTATCAAAAGGTATTTGATTTAAATTACAACTTGATTTATTGAAAAAATGACTTAAAATAGTTTGTTTTAAAAATGCATTTTTTGTGTCTTCATGTGAAATTTTCTTATTGATTATAGTCAACAAATCCGAAGTGAAATTGGCAGAATAATTTCGCTTCATAGGTGGGTATCCTAATGAATAGGTTTCGTTGTACAAATGATTTCTTACGTACTTTGAATACGGAGGATAATAAATCAACGAATCATCATCAATTTCTACAGTTTTTCTGTAATCGTAAAATGAATTGTCAATCTCAGGAAGTTTATCTGATTCCATCAGTTTCGCATGAATCATTGGATATTTTTCCAAACGTGCATACAAAGGATAGGTCAAAGCAACTTTCAATACTTTTCGGTAGCCATTACTTTCTTCAGGATGAGTTTTTACATATTCATCGTACAAAAAAAGTTTGTCTTTAAGTAAGGAATCAAATTTTTCTTTAAATTTCTTTGGGTCTAATTTATTGAATTCATACGTACTATTTGATTCTTTTTCTTCTTCTAAAAAGCAATCAATCAATACATTATTTCTGTCTGCACCTTTTCCTGCAAAAACAAGTGATTCATCAAAATCCCATGTATTTAAACGTAAAAGCAAACTGTCATTGGGTTGCAAATACATGTACTGATTTTCGTATCCGTGTGTAAAGTAAAACAGTCCTTCTGAAGCAATTTTTAATTCTCCAAAAAAATTATTGTTTTCATCAAGATAAAAAGTGTCTATGGCTTGATCCATAGAATACAAAATAACATGATCAGATTTTGGATGGATTATTTTTCCACCAAAATAAGTATGTGTTTCTTTTGTCTCTGATTTACAATTAATTAAAGAAATAGAAACTATTAAAAATAATATATTTTTTAAATATGTAAACATTTACCGGCTTTACTATAGACAACACAAATTTAGGTATTCAGAATAGCTATGATTGTTAATGCGCTGTTAAAAAATCAACAATGCTTCCTTAAAAAAAATCCTCAAAAAGCATTTAAAATCAGGCCACAAAAGTAAATCAAATTCGTACTTTTGCACAAAATTTTACAATATGTTATCAGTTTCTAATTTATCTGTCCAATTCGGAAAAAGAGTTTTGTTTGATGAAGTAAATACCAAATTCCAGCAAGGAAATTGCTACGGAATTATTGGTGCAAATGGCGCAGGAAAATCAACTTTTTTAAAAATAATTTCTGGAAAACAAGATCCAACTTCAGGTCAAGTTCATTTAGAACCCGGAAAAAGAATGTCTGTTCTTACTCAAAATCACAACGAGTTTGATGAATTTGCTGTCTTGGAAACTGTCATCATGGGAAATAAAGATTTGTTTAAAATAAAAAAACAAATCGACGATTTATATGCAGATTATTCTGATGAAAATGCTGAGAAAATTGGCGAACTTCAAATCGTTTTTGAAGAAATGAATGGTTGGAATGCAGATTCTGATGCTGCAGCTTTGTTGTCGAATTTAGGGGTTTCAGAAGAGTTTCATTTCACCTTGATGAAAGATTTAGATGGAAAACAAAAGGTAAGAGTCTTATTAGCTCAAGCACTTTTTGGAAATCCTGATGTATTGATTATGGATGAGCCTACCAATGATTTGGATTTTGAAACCATTGCTTGGTTAGAAAATTTCTTGGCAAATTATGACAATTGTGTGATTGTTGTTTCGCACGACAGACACTTTTTAGACGCTGTTTGTACACATATTTCTGATATCGATTTTGGAAAAATCAATCACTATTCTGGAAATTATACGTTTTGGTACGAATCTAGTCAATTAGCAGCCAAACAACGTGCTCAACAAAACAAAAAAGCCGAAGATAAAAAGAAAGAATTAGAAGAATTTATTCGTCGTTTTTCTGCCAATGTAGCCAAATCAAAACAAGCAACTTCTCGTAAAAAAATGATTGAAAAACTCAATGTTGAAGATATCAAACCATCAAGCAGACGTTATCCAGCGATTATTTTTGAGCAAGATAGAGAAGCAGGCGATCAAATTTTAAATATTGAAGGACTGAGCAAAAGTTTTGAAGGTGAAAAATTATTTGACGACGTTCATATCAACCTCAACAAAGGAGATAAGGTGGCTGTTATTTCAAAAAACTCGAGAGCTGTTACAGCATTTTACGAAATTATTACAGATAATGACAAAGCAGATGCAGGTAAATATTCATGGGGTGTTACAACAACACAATCGTATTTGCCTTTAGACAACTCTTCATTTTTTCAAGACGGAAATTTAAATTTGGTAGATTGGTTGCGTCAATATGCGCAAACTGAAGAAGAGCGTGAAGAGGTTTTTTTAAGAGGTTTTTTAGGAAAAATGATTTTCTCTGGAGAAGAGGCTTTGAAAAAAAGCAATGTGCTTTCTGGAGGTGAAAAAGTGCGTTGTATGTTGTCTAGAATGATGATGAAAAGAGCCAATATTTTATTATTAGATGAACCTACAAACCACTTAGATTTAGAGTCTATACAGGCATTAAACAATTCGTTGATAAATTTTAAAGGGACTGTGTTATTTACAACTCATGACCATGAATTCGCACAAACAGTTGCAAACAGAATCATCGAATTGACACCAAATGGAATCATTGATAGATATACTACGTTTGATGATTATATTTCAGATCCAAAAATCAAGGAATTACGTGATAAAATGTATGTATAAATAGTCTGTAGTCAGTAGACTGTAGTTTGTAGTTTTGATGAACTTCTAAAGTCTACAGTCTACTGACTAAAGTCTACTCTATTTTTTCTGAATAGGACTAATAATCTTTACATCCGAAAATGAAATAGCACCTCTTACAACTCCATCAATGGTTTTTTTAAGCGCTTCAATCAATTGCATTTTCAGTTGCGATCTGTGATAAATCAAACTCACTTCTCTTGCAGGGGGTGGACTTTGAAATTCCCTGAGGTGTTTTTTATCTTTTTCAGACAAATCCAACGTGTGTAAATAAGGCAATAAAGTCATTCCTAAACCTTCTTTTGAGAGTTTGATAAGAGTATCAAAACTTCCACTTGCCAATTGAAAACCTTTTTTATTATCAACTTTGTAATTTCTGCATAAATTAATAATGCTGTCTTTAAAGCAATGTCCGTCTTCAAGGAGCAAAATATCTTCCATTTCTAAATCTTCTACAGCAATATATTTTGATTGAAAAAGACGATGGTTTTCTGGAATCAAACCCACAAAAGGCTCGTAATATAAAGGACGTTCTTTAATGGCTTCGTTTTCTAAAGGTGTAGCTACAATGGCAGCATCCAAATGACCATCTGTCAATTTTTTGATGATATCTTCTGTGGTCAATTCCTCAATAATCAACTTTACTTTGGGATATTTCTTCGTAAAATTGTTCAAAAACATGGGCAGTAACGTAGGCATGATAGTTGGAATCATACCTAGTTTGAATTCGCCACCAACATAGCCTTTTTGCTGGTGCACAATGTCTGTAATTCTATTGCTTTCGTCGACAATCACCTTGGCTTGCTGTACTATTTTTTTACCAACTTCGGTCAATTCTATCGGTTTTTTAGAACGATTGAAGATTTTTACTTCCAACTCTTCTTCTAATTTTTGAATTTGCATGCTCAAAGTAGGCTGAGTTACAAAGCTGTGTTCAGCTGCTATGGTGAAATTTTGATATTCAGCAACCGATAAAACGTATTTTAATTGAGTGATTGTCATGTTAATAATAATATCTGATAAAGATATTAAAACTATCAATATTAATTATAGTTTGTTATGCTAAATTTTAGGTAAATTTACTTTGAATCAAAAAAACACTTCATTATGAGTATTTTAACTATAGGATTAGACAAACAAGAAAGTAAAAATCTTTCCGAAAAACTCAATAGTTTGCTCGCAAACTTTCAAATTTATTATCAAAATCTAAGAGGGTTGCATTGGAACATCAAAGGAAAAAACTTCTTTGAATTGCACCTGAAATTCGAAGAATTTTATACAGATGCACAAGTGAAGATTGATGAAATAGCAGAGCGAATTTTAACCTTGCAAGGAAAACCATTGCATACTTTTCAAGATTACTTAAACGCCTCAACTGTGCCTGTTGGAAAAGACATTTCTAATGATGTTGAAACGGTTGAATTGGTGGTTAGTTCTTTATCAAAATTATTGGTTTTAGAACGTGAAATTTTACATCTTTCAGATGAATCGAATGATGAAGGTACCAACTCTATGATGAGCGATTTTATTGCCGAGCAAGAAAAAACAATTTGGATGTTGAACTCTTGGTTGGGGAAATAATTGTAAGATTCACTTCAAAACAAAAGCATACCCAACATCAAAACCTAGAATATTATAGCCATCATTGGGTTTTTGAAAATCAAGGTTAGAGACATGTCCAAAATTAGTTCCAATGTAAAAATGATGTTTTGGAGTAGTTTTGTATAAAAATCCAAAAGATAAATTTTCTATAAACGTAAATCCTTGTGCCAAACGTTCAGTTCGGGTATCAATTACCGAAAATCCCAAACTCAAACTTCCCTGAAAATAAAGATTTTGTATGATTTTTGTAATGCCACTGAATCCAAATTCAATACCATATAAGTGCATGGATTTAGGTTTGGTAAACTCAACGATTTTATCCTGATAATTTTCTTGATCTGGTGTTACATACCATTCATTGAGAAGTTGATGACGTAAAAACTGAATTTGAGGTTGTACAATCAATTCAAAATCAATCCTTTTCCAAGAGCCAAGTTGATAAAATAGCTGTCCCTTATAGGTTTGTGTGCTATATGTATAGTCAGGATCATCAAAAATAAAGTTTTCATTAGATCCATTATTATATAAAAATCCGATTTTGTAAGGGGTTAAAAAAGACTTCTTTGTATCTTGACTAAATCCTTTAAAAACAAGTAAAAGAACAATGAAAACTACAATTTTATTTTTCATTTACGCGGCTTATGAAAACATTTTGGCTACTTTTTCAGCTTTTTTACTTGCTGAATAGTCATAAAAACCTTCACCCGATTTTACACCAAATTTACCCGCTCTTACCATGTTTACCAACAATGGACAAGGTGCATATTTCGGGTTTTTAAAGCCTTCATACATCACATTTAAGATAGATAAGCAAACATCTAATCCAATAAAATCAGCCAATTGCAATGGCCCCATAGGATGTGCCATTCCTAATTTCATAACCGTATCTATCTCTGAAACTCCAGCAACACCATTATATAAAGTTTCAATAGATTCGTTGATCATGGGCATTAAAATTCGATTCGCAACAAACCCAGGGTAATCATTTACTTCAACCGGAATTTTTCCAATCTTTTTAGACAAATCAACAATAAACTGAGTAACCTCATCACTGGTATTGTAACCTCTAATAATTTCTACCAATTGCATGATAGGCACAGGATTCATAAAATGCATTCCAATTACTTTGTCAGCTCTTTTGGTAGCAGCCCCAATTTGGGTAATGGAAATAGAAGAGGTGTTGGTAGCTAAAATGGTATCATCAGCACAAACTTCATCCAACTCTTTAAAAATTTGTGTTTTCAAAGCCACATTTTCAGTAGCAGCCTCTACAACCAAACTGGCATATTTTACACCCTCTTTGATAGAAGTAAACGTGGTGATATTCGCCAACGTTTTCTCTTTATCAGCTTGGGTAATTTTTTCTTTAGCCACCATTCTGTCTAAATTACTAGCAATAGTATTCAATCCACGTTGCAATGAAACTTCCGAAACATCAATCAATTGTACATTATAATCACATTGTGCAAAAGTGTGCGCAATGCCATTTCCCATAGTTCCTGCACCAATAACCGCTATATTTTTCATAAAATAGAATGTATAATTTGTTTATTTATTTGGGCGTTTTTCGGGCTTTCCACTGTATCTTTTTTTCGTTCCTCAAAAAAGGATGCCGTTTCAATCCCTAACGCAAATTTGTAAATCTAAATAATTTTAGGACAAACAATCAAGAGTTTAGACTAAAAACTATCAATCACCCACTGTGCAATTCTCAATGCTTCAGTCCCATTACTCAATGTAACAACAGGAGAAGTGTTGTTATTAATGGCATCTGCAAAGGTTTCCAATTCGTCTAAAATGGCATTATTTTGTACAATCTCAGGATTTTCAAAATAAATTTGTTTTTGTACACCTTCATCATTTTGCAAAATCATGGCATAATCATCAGGATTTTCGGGGGCATCTTTCATACGCACGACTTCTGTTTTTTTCTCTAAAAAATCAACAGAAATGTAAGCATCCTTCTGAAAAAAGCGCGTT encodes:
- a CDS encoding bifunctional metallophosphatase/5'-nucleotidase, yielding MKNHKLLFLFTFLISFYSCVKNNDKIDFTIMQLNDVYEIAPIQGGEFGGMARVETLHQQLLQENKNTLLVMAGDFLNPSLLGTLKVDNERVYGRQMIEVMNAMNFDVVAFGNHEFDLSQNDLQKRLNESHFPWISSNVKLVSEKDTISFYKEKNGVKVPLQDTFIKEFEDADGTKIKIGFISVCIPSNPKEYVYYENMFDKARASYNAVKDSVDVVFGLTHVKIVNDKRIAKLLPNIPLIMGGHEHTNSSEKVGNVIITKADANAKTVYVHRISFDKHTKNATVVSELKEINKGIKDDENVGKIVAKWQTILTDNIKKIIDNPNEIIFNANPGLDGRDTPIRSEQTNLGVLITKSMSFSFNDEVDCALVNGGSIRIDDVLVGNITPVDIFRVLPYGGAILKVQIKGRLLKRVLDYGVLAAGTGAYLQRFNVEKVGEQWLIKGKSLDIQKTYTVAFSDYLLKGFDIPFLTETHKEVLSVYHPKESEMAFDIRKAVVAYLKK
- a CDS encoding DEAD/DEAH box helicase, with product MSTFLELGLKEPITRALLDLGYENPTIIQEKAIPQIISSKSDLKAFAQTGTGKTAAFSLPILQLVDENNPHTQAIILSPTRELAVQIGKNIQDFSKYLKNLKVVTVYGGASMEEQIRSLNKGAQIIVGTPGRTLDLINRKALKLGNIDWLVLDEADEMLNMGFKEDLDSILQVTPKTKQTLLFSATFPAEVEAISKNYMTKPVEITSGQKNESSDNVSHEYYLVNESTRYLALKRIADLNPDIYGIIFCRTRRETQEVADKLIKDGYNADALHGDLSQAQRDSVMDKFHNKSVQLLVATDVAARGIDVNNLTHVINHKLPDQIENYNHRSGRTGRAGKKGISLVLVNNKEKSKLKPIEKIINKKFIETRVPSGKEICESQLMHLIERVKNTVVNETQIQEFLPSIYKKLADFSREELIQKFVSLEFNTFLSYYENSKDLNDLSRDTSRARSTSENMTRFFINVGRKDNLNPAKLIGLINDQNIGHKIEIGAIDILDTFSFFEIDKNFEEKTLEAFATNQPDFEGRTVNVEITKKERSGNSRRDGKKPFAKKDGGFGRRRSDEGAAKKGADFSGRKRTDRKFSDRPKSSVDKKAGGFGRKRK
- a CDS encoding ABC-F family ATP-binding cassette domain-containing protein, with the translated sequence MLSVSNLSVQFGKRVLFDEVNTKFQQGNCYGIIGANGAGKSTFLKIISGKQDPTSGQVHLEPGKRMSVLTQNHNEFDEFAVLETVIMGNKDLFKIKKQIDDLYADYSDENAEKIGELQIVFEEMNGWNADSDAAALLSNLGVSEEFHFTLMKDLDGKQKVRVLLAQALFGNPDVLIMDEPTNDLDFETIAWLENFLANYDNCVIVVSHDRHFLDAVCTHISDIDFGKINHYSGNYTFWYESSQLAAKQRAQQNKKAEDKKKELEEFIRRFSANVAKSKQATSRKKMIEKLNVEDIKPSSRRYPAIIFEQDREAGDQILNIEGLSKSFEGEKLFDDVHINLNKGDKVAVISKNSRAVTAFYEIITDNDKADAGKYSWGVTTTQSYLPLDNSSFFQDGNLNLVDWLRQYAQTEEEREEVFLRGFLGKMIFSGEEALKKSNVLSGGEKVRCMLSRMMMKRANILLLDEPTNHLDLESIQALNNSLINFKGTVLFTTHDHEFAQTVANRIIELTPNGIIDRYTTFDDYISDPKIKELRDKMYV
- a CDS encoding hydrogen peroxide-inducible genes activator, producing the protein MTITQLKYVLSVAEYQNFTIAAEHSFVTQPTLSMQIQKLEEELEVKIFNRSKKPIELTEVGKKIVQQAKVIVDESNRITDIVHQQKGYVGGEFKLGMIPTIMPTLLPMFLNNFTKKYPKVKLIIEELTTEDIIKKLTDGHLDAAIVATPLENEAIKERPLYYEPFVGLIPENHRLFQSKYIAVEDLEMEDILLLEDGHCFKDSIINLCRNYKVDNKKGFQLASGSFDTLIKLSKEGLGMTLLPYLHTLDLSEKDKKHLREFQSPPPAREVSLIYHRSQLKMQLIEALKKTIDGVVRGAISFSDVKIISPIQKK
- a CDS encoding Dps family protein, which codes for MSILTIGLDKQESKNLSEKLNSLLANFQIYYQNLRGLHWNIKGKNFFELHLKFEEFYTDAQVKIDEIAERILTLQGKPLHTFQDYLNASTVPVGKDISNDVETVELVVSSLSKLLVLEREILHLSDESNDEGTNSMMSDFIAEQEKTIWMLNSWLGK
- a CDS encoding acyloxyacyl hydrolase → MKNKIVVFIVLLLVFKGFSQDTKKSFLTPYKIGFLYNNGSNENFIFDDPDYTYSTQTYKGQLFYQLGSWKRIDFELIVQPQIQFLRHQLLNEWYVTPDQENYQDKIVEFTKPKSMHLYGIEFGFSGITKIIQNLYFQGSLSLGFSVIDTRTERLAQGFTFIENLSFGFLYKTTPKHHFYIGTNFGHVSNLDFQKPNDGYNILGFDVGYAFVLK
- a CDS encoding 3-hydroxybutyryl-CoA dehydrogenase, producing the protein MKNIAVIGAGTMGNGIAHTFAQCDYNVQLIDVSEVSLQRGLNTIASNLDRMVAKEKITQADKEKTLANITTFTSIKEGVKYASLVVEAATENVALKTQIFKELDEVCADDTILATNTSSISITQIGAATKRADKVIGMHFMNPVPIMQLVEIIRGYNTSDEVTQFIVDLSKKIGKIPVEVNDYPGFVANRILMPMINESIETLYNGVAGVSEIDTVMKLGMAHPMGPLQLADFIGLDVCLSILNVMYEGFKNPKYAPCPLLVNMVRAGKFGVKSGEGFYDYSASKKAEKVAKMFS